From Phaeocystidibacter marisrubri, the proteins below share one genomic window:
- a CDS encoding glycosyltransferase family 2 protein — protein MISDFKKLSIVIPAYNEGPTIHFILDRVKAVELPNNIEKELIIVNDCSKDDTEEAILRYQKNNPDLNIQYHKHEVNMGKGAALHTGIAKASGEYTLIQDADLEYDPNEYIDLLKPILNGDADVVYGSRFMGGNPHRILFFWHSIGNKMLTFLSNMLTNLNLTDMETCYKLFRTDMVQNLNLKEKRFGFEPEVTAKIARIPKVRIYEVGISYYGRTFEEGKKINWKDGFRAIYCIVKYNVFSK, from the coding sequence ATGATTTCAGACTTTAAGAAACTGTCTATCGTAATCCCTGCCTACAACGAAGGGCCTACCATTCACTTTATTCTAGACAGAGTTAAAGCCGTTGAACTTCCCAACAATATTGAGAAAGAGCTCATTATTGTGAACGACTGTTCCAAGGATGATACCGAAGAAGCCATCTTGCGCTATCAGAAGAACAATCCAGATCTCAACATCCAATATCACAAGCACGAAGTGAATATGGGTAAAGGGGCTGCTCTTCACACGGGTATTGCAAAAGCTTCGGGTGAGTATACCCTCATCCAAGATGCCGATTTGGAATACGATCCAAACGAGTACATCGACTTGCTCAAGCCTATTTTAAATGGTGATGCAGACGTGGTCTATGGATCTCGCTTTATGGGAGGAAACCCACACCGAATTCTATTCTTCTGGCACAGCATTGGAAATAAGATGCTCACCTTCCTATCGAATATGCTCACGAATTTGAACTTAACGGATATGGAAACGTGCTACAAGCTTTTCCGTACGGATATGGTTCAAAATCTGAACTTGAAGGAAAAGCGATTTGGGTTTGAACCTGAAGTGACGGCGAAAATCGCTCGTATTCCAAAAGTTCGAATCTATGAAGTAGGTATTTCCTACTACGGCAGAACCTTTGAAGAAGGAAAGAAAATCAACTGGAAAGACGGCTTTAGAGCCATCTACTGTATAGTGAAGTACAACGTTTTCTCAAAATAG
- a CDS encoding phospholipid carrier-dependent glycosyltransferase, producing the protein MAQSKKAEPKAGKSIWENKWFPYIILTLLWAIIYAIVFNTKLNLGGDNAVYYILGDALSSSEGYTNIHNTNMVPNNHFPPGYPVLLAFFMLISKKIVFLKFVSGLFFLGTILISFRIFEILLENRKLAFVIAALVLLNGNLLEYSSIMMSEIPYLFFGSLTLLLFMLSERNDHFLKDWRFWVMLAVASFSFHIRTAGIALIGGLVLYLLVNRKWLKFGVFSIGFGLLGLPWFLRGQSLGGSSYLNQLLQVNPYRPEDGMATFGDFITRLTYNITRYFEVEIPRSFFPNKTVEYQYYMRELTGVEITEDHVSQGFLMIGIILFILMVLGVYNMKKYRSFVAFYLIGSATILLLWPYVWFGTRFILTIIPFMIFAAVLGVQAILQKINIDSKLNPIAYIFLGLFFVKGVKAEAEKTDGEFPPKYADFIRMSEYADAYLPKDAIVLNRKPGLFYINGHRKTTKFPATFDYNEMRAALDSNGVTHVIVDAMGFADEGRYLVPFIQANLEKFTQVQHFQTGDLHTYLLEYHNDRGYEGEWGGPHENGQVQVKNGKGLYRFPDGRIFDGHWQNNKKEGEGVLTLKDGTSIHGLWTNDTLAETHFTLTANGDTLRTE; encoded by the coding sequence ATGGCCCAATCTAAAAAAGCAGAACCCAAAGCCGGGAAATCGATCTGGGAAAACAAGTGGTTTCCATACATCATCCTCACCTTGCTATGGGCAATTATCTACGCCATTGTATTCAATACGAAGCTCAACTTGGGTGGCGACAATGCCGTTTATTACATCTTAGGAGATGCTCTTTCGAGTAGTGAAGGATACACCAATATCCACAACACCAACATGGTTCCCAACAACCACTTCCCTCCGGGTTACCCTGTTCTTCTCGCTTTTTTCATGCTAATTAGCAAGAAGATTGTGTTCTTGAAGTTTGTTAGTGGCTTATTCTTTTTGGGAACTATTCTCATTAGTTTTAGAATTTTTGAAATTCTATTAGAGAACAGAAAACTGGCATTTGTCATTGCCGCACTCGTGTTGCTCAATGGAAACTTACTCGAATACAGCAGTATTATGATGAGTGAGATTCCCTACCTGTTCTTTGGATCCCTCACGCTCCTCCTCTTCATGCTCTCTGAGCGAAACGACCACTTCCTCAAAGATTGGCGCTTTTGGGTCATGTTGGCGGTAGCCTCGTTCAGTTTTCACATTCGAACAGCGGGTATTGCACTCATAGGTGGACTCGTTCTCTACCTACTCGTGAACCGTAAATGGCTAAAGTTTGGTGTGTTCTCTATTGGATTTGGACTGCTTGGACTTCCTTGGTTCTTGCGCGGTCAGTCTCTGGGAGGCAGCTCCTACCTCAATCAACTTCTACAAGTTAATCCGTACCGTCCCGAAGATGGCATGGCGACGTTTGGCGATTTTATCACCCGCCTCACCTACAATATCACTCGATATTTTGAAGTTGAAATTCCGCGTTCCTTCTTTCCGAATAAAACCGTGGAATATCAATACTACATGCGTGAATTAACGGGAGTAGAAATCACAGAAGACCACGTTTCCCAAGGCTTCCTAATGATCGGAATCATCCTGTTTATTCTAATGGTGCTAGGCGTTTATAACATGAAGAAATATCGAAGCTTCGTAGCATTCTATCTGATTGGTTCGGCTACCATTCTTCTATTATGGCCTTATGTATGGTTTGGAACGCGTTTTATTCTCACCATCATTCCATTTATGATTTTTGCGGCAGTTCTCGGTGTTCAAGCCATCCTTCAGAAAATCAATATAGATTCCAAACTCAACCCCATTGCCTACATCTTCTTGGGATTGTTCTTTGTGAAAGGAGTTAAGGCAGAGGCTGAGAAAACCGATGGAGAATTTCCTCCCAAGTATGCCGATTTTATCCGAATGTCTGAGTACGCCGATGCCTATCTTCCCAAAGATGCCATTGTACTGAATAGAAAGCCTGGCTTGTTCTACATCAACGGACATCGGAAAACCACAAAATTCCCAGCGACATTTGACTACAACGAAATGCGTGCAGCCCTCGATTCCAATGGTGTTACACACGTAATTGTAGATGCCATGGGATTTGCAGATGAAGGTCGATATCTAGTGCCTTTCATTCAGGCAAATTTGGAGAAATTCACACAAGTTCAGCACTTCCAAACCGGTGACTTACACACCTACCTCTTAGAATATCACAACGATAGAGGTTACGAAGGTGAGTGGGGTGGTCCTCATGAAAATGGACAAGTTCAAGTGAAGAATGGAAAAGGGCTTTACCGTTTCCCTGATGGTCGTATCTTTGACGGCCATTGGCAAAATAATAAGAAAGAAGGCGAAGGCGTTCTGACGTTGAAAGATGGAACCTCTATCCACGGATTATGGACCAACGATACATTGGCAGAAACGCACTTCACCCTAACAGCAAACGGAGATACGCTTCGAACTGAATAA
- a CDS encoding heavy metal translocating P-type ATPase — protein sequence MSTSKTLPVSGMSCAACAVNVEKALKSSKGIVSANVNFANHTAQVEYDDSATLDDLRKSVQDVGYDLIIPEDSDKGAEEVYDTVRQLQEDHYKELKTKTIGSLIFSVPVFALSMLIPKQSWSNMAMMILTIPVLFWFGRSFFVNAWKQAQHLYANMDTLVAVSTGVAFVFSAVNTLMPEWLESRGMEPHVYFEAAAVIVSFILIGKLLESRATSQTSDAIKGLMDLQPDEVVVVEGEAEIIVAVKNVMVGDLLRVKPGGRIAVDGYVEAGESYVDESMLTGEPVPVAKFEGERVVAGTINQKGTLTYRASEVGSETVLARIVQRVREAQGSKAPVQRLVDKIAGIFVPVVLGLAIITFAVWAFSGAEDAVIRGMLAAITVLVIACPCALGLATPTAIMAGVGAGARHGILIRDAESLEKGHRVTDVVLDKTGTITHGHPSVKEVLKVHSNIHWSTLEAIEQLSEHPLASAIVGWLRNEHQPDTDKPDLHGFESVTGAGAIAKVDDFVYRVGKPSWLIQEGVEWTDEAEAWTVVQGEYGRSVVAFSKDQTLEALFSISDTIKEEAFEAVRQLNNKGITVHLLTGDHMATATAVAREVGIDHVKAEVTPDEKYEYVEALQHSGKHVAMVGDGVNDAQALALADVSIAMGGGTEIAMDTARITLMRDNLSGVPDALRLSRATVNTIRQNLFWAFIYNLIGIPIAAGVLYPAYGFMLNPMIAGAAMGLSSVSVVTNSLRLRTVFKSK from the coding sequence ATGAGTACTTCAAAGACTTTGCCCGTTTCTGGTATGAGCTGTGCCGCTTGCGCAGTGAACGTAGAAAAGGCGTTGAAGTCATCCAAAGGAATTGTTTCTGCCAATGTGAATTTTGCGAATCATACCGCACAGGTAGAATACGATGATTCAGCGACGCTAGATGACCTCCGCAAATCGGTTCAAGATGTGGGATATGACCTTATCATTCCCGAAGATTCAGACAAGGGAGCAGAAGAGGTTTACGATACCGTTCGTCAGCTTCAAGAAGATCACTACAAAGAGCTAAAAACCAAGACGATTGGATCTTTGATCTTCTCGGTTCCTGTTTTTGCTCTGAGCATGTTGATTCCGAAACAATCGTGGTCCAATATGGCCATGATGATTTTGACGATCCCTGTGCTTTTCTGGTTTGGACGTTCCTTCTTCGTCAATGCTTGGAAGCAAGCTCAGCACCTTTATGCAAACATGGATACCTTGGTGGCTGTAAGTACAGGTGTTGCCTTCGTTTTCTCAGCTGTCAATACGTTGATGCCCGAGTGGCTAGAGAGCAGGGGAATGGAGCCCCATGTTTACTTTGAAGCAGCTGCCGTTATCGTTTCCTTTATTTTAATTGGAAAACTACTCGAATCAAGGGCTACTTCTCAAACTTCCGATGCCATTAAAGGACTGATGGACTTACAACCCGATGAAGTGGTTGTGGTGGAAGGTGAGGCCGAGATTATCGTCGCCGTTAAGAATGTTATGGTGGGCGACCTCCTTCGCGTAAAACCGGGAGGAAGAATTGCGGTAGATGGATATGTGGAAGCAGGCGAGAGTTATGTAGATGAATCCATGCTTACAGGCGAGCCTGTGCCCGTTGCTAAATTTGAAGGGGAACGCGTTGTAGCGGGAACCATTAACCAGAAGGGAACGCTTACCTATCGCGCATCTGAAGTGGGGTCGGAAACAGTATTGGCCAGAATTGTTCAGCGTGTGCGCGAAGCGCAAGGTAGTAAAGCACCTGTTCAACGCCTGGTGGATAAGATTGCAGGAATATTCGTTCCTGTGGTTCTAGGCTTGGCCATTATCACTTTTGCAGTATGGGCCTTTAGTGGTGCCGAAGACGCTGTAATTAGAGGAATGCTTGCTGCGATTACAGTCTTGGTTATCGCTTGCCCATGTGCACTTGGTTTGGCCACTCCAACCGCGATCATGGCGGGGGTAGGTGCCGGTGCGCGTCATGGCATCTTGATTCGCGATGCAGAGTCATTGGAGAAAGGTCATCGTGTTACTGATGTCGTTCTCGATAAAACGGGTACCATTACGCATGGTCACCCTTCCGTAAAGGAAGTATTAAAGGTTCATTCAAATATTCACTGGAGCACATTGGAAGCCATTGAACAGCTTTCAGAACATCCCTTGGCCTCAGCCATAGTCGGATGGCTTCGCAATGAGCATCAACCGGATACAGATAAACCCGATTTGCATGGTTTTGAAAGTGTTACGGGAGCTGGTGCCATCGCAAAAGTGGATGATTTCGTTTACCGCGTGGGTAAGCCAAGCTGGCTGATTCAAGAAGGGGTAGAGTGGACGGATGAAGCAGAAGCATGGACCGTAGTTCAAGGAGAGTACGGAAGATCTGTTGTTGCATTTTCTAAGGATCAAACCTTGGAAGCACTTTTCAGCATTTCAGATACCATCAAGGAGGAAGCTTTTGAGGCCGTTCGCCAACTCAATAACAAGGGAATTACCGTTCACTTGCTCACTGGAGATCACATGGCTACTGCAACTGCTGTTGCTAGAGAGGTTGGGATCGATCACGTGAAAGCTGAAGTCACTCCAGATGAGAAATACGAGTACGTAGAGGCGTTGCAGCATTCTGGTAAACATGTGGCAATGGTAGGAGATGGTGTGAATGATGCACAAGCTCTTGCACTGGCAGATGTGTCTATTGCAATGGGTGGAGGTACAGAGATTGCCATGGATACCGCTAGAATCACTTTGATGAGAGATAATTTAAGCGGTGTTCCAGATGCATTGCGCCTCTCTCGAGCAACGGTCAATACCATTCGCCAGAATCTGTTCTGGGCGTTCATTTACAACTTGATCGGGATTCCTATTGCTGCGGGGGTATTGTATCCCGCGTATGGATTCATGCTCAATCCAATGATTGCAGGTGCCGCTATGGGGCTCTCATCTGTCTCTGTGGTAACCAACAGCTTGAGGTTGCGGACCGTATTCAAATCGAAATAG